The Candidatus Rokuibacteriota bacterium genome includes the window GGCACGATCTTCTACAACCCCGACACCCACAAGGCGTTCAAGTGCAACCTCTGCGGGGGGGCGCCGGCCTGCGCCGAGGCCTGCCCGACGGCCGCCATCGTCTATGAGGAAGCCGAGACCGCCGACTGGCTGGGGCGCTTCGCCGCCGAGCGCGCCGCGCTCGTGCCCGCGGGAGGGCGCTGATGGCGACGCGTCACCTCATCATCGGGGGCGGCACCGCGGGTATCAACGCGATCCGGACGATCCGCGAGGAGGATGGCGACGCGTCCGAGATCAGTCTCGTGTCGGCTGAGCGTCCGTATTCGCGGATGGTGCTCCCCTACTACCTGGGCCGCTCCATCGCCGAGTCCCACGTCTTCACCGCCACGCCCGCGAGGCTGGCCCAGTGGGGCGTCAAGCCCCACCTCGGGCGGCGGGCCGCAGCCCTGGATCCCAAGGCAGGGAAACTGACGCTCGACGATGGCACGGTGCTCGAGTACGACGACTGCCTGATCGCCACCGGCTCCTCGGCCGTCCGGGCGCCGATCCCCGGCGCCGACGGCCCCGGCGTCCACTCGTTCTGGACCCTCGACGAGGCGCGCGGCGTGATCCGCGAGATCAGGGCCGGCAGCCACGTGGTCATGGTGGGTGCGGGCTTCATCGCGTTCACCATCCTGAACTCGATCCTGGCTCTCGGGGCCAGGCTCACCGTCGTTGAGATCGCGCCCCAGATCCTCCCGCGGATGATCGACCGGCAGTCGGCCGAGATCGTGGAGGCCTGGCTGAGGAAGCACGGCGTCGAGATCCTCACCTCGGCCACGCTCACGAAGATCGAGGACTCCGGCGGACGCGGGCACCTCTACTTCAAGGACGGGAAGGAGCTGGTTGCCGACGTGGTGATCATGGCGACGGGGATCAAGACGAACCTCGAGTGGCTCGCCGGCTCGGGGGTCAGGATCAACCGCGGGGTCGTGGTGGACGACCACCTGCGCTCGAATTTCGCCAACGTCTACGCCGCTGGCGACATCGCCGAGGGGCGGAACCTCGTGACCGGAGCCCTCGAGGTCCACGCCATCGAGCCGACGGCGATGGAGCACGGCCGGGCAGTCGGGGCCAACATGGCGGGGCGTGATCTCGCCTACCGCGGCAGCCTCCTCATGAACATTGTGGGTGTCTGCCAGCTCGAGATGGCGAGCTTCGGCGCCTGGGAGGACCCGGCGGTCGAAGCTTTCGTCGGGGTCAGGCCCGATCGCGCGGCCTACCGGAAGCTGCTCTTCACCGGCGACAGGATCAGCGGGGCGATCGTCGTGGGCCGGAGCGAGGATGTCTGGCCGACCAACGACGTGGGGATGCTGAAGGGGCTGGTGCAGTCCGGCGTGCGCCTGGGTGCGTGGAAGGAGCACCTCCGCCGGAACCCGTTCGACCTGAAGCCCGCGTTCATCGCCTCGCTCACGACCGCAACACTCCTACCCCAGACCATCCTCGGGCGCCCGTCGCGTTCGCCCGGGCGCGCGGGAGCCTTGGTATGACACCGACGCACGCGGTCCAGGAAGCGGTGAGGGCAGTGAGCCGCCAACTTCCGGGCGGCTACGCCGGGAAGCTTCTCCGGGTCGATCTGACGAGCGGGCGCAGCTGGAGCGTCGAGTGGAGCCCGGAGGAGATGAGGACGTACATCGGCGGCGTGGGCCTCGGGGCCAAGATCCTCTACGAGGAAGTGCCCCCCGACGTCGGCTGGGACCACCCCGACAACCGGCTGGTCCTGGCGACGGGGCCGCTCGCGGGGCTCCCGGTCTGGGGCACCGGCGGGCTGACCGTGGTCACCCGCGGGGCCCTGACCAACGGCGCGACCTCGACGCAGGCCAACGGCTTCTTCGGCGCCAACCTGAAGTTCTCCGGTTACGACGCCATCGTGATCCAGGGCCAGGCGCCGCGCTGGGTATACCTCTCCATCAACGACGACACCGTGGAGCTCAGGAACGCCGCGTCCCTCGTCGGCAAGGACACCTGGGAGACGCAGGACGCCCTCTCCGCCGAGCTGGGCGTGAGCGGCCATCAGCTCTCGGTCTACTCGATCGGCCCGGCTGGCGAGAACCTGGTTCGCTTCGCCGCGATCCAGGGCGACTATGGCCACGTCGCGTCGAAGAACGGCTGCGGCGCCGTCATGGGAAAGAAGAAGCTGAAGGCCGTGGCCATCGTGCGCGGGACCAAGGCCGTGACGGCTGCCGACCCCCGCGGGCTCTTCCAGGCCGCCGACGACATCGCCCACGACCTGAAGACGAACCCCCTGGCCAAATCTCTCTACGAGTACGGCACGCTCCCGGGAGTCGTCAACCTCTCGAAGCTCGGCGTCCTCCCCATCAAGAACTACACGACCAACGTCGTCCCGGAGGGCGTGGACTTCTCGCGCTGGGAAGCCCCGAAGCTCCGGCAGGGCTTCGACCACCGCGGCCACCAGTGCAACGCCTGCGGCATGCACCACTGCCACATCCAGGTGATCCCGTCGGGGCCCCACAAGGGGGAGCGGGTCGACGAGCCCGAGTACGAGGGGTGGTCAGGCGCGGGGTGGACCATCGGGCTCACGGACCCCGTGGCTGTCTCCTGGCTCAACACGCGCATCGACCGCGCCTGCGTGGACGTCAACGAGTTCGGCTGGGTCGTCGGCTGGGTGATGGAGTGTGTGGAGAAGGGGTACATCACCAAGGAGCAGCTCGGCTTCGAGCTCAAATGGGGCGACGCCGACGGGGCGTACCGGCTGCTCCGCATGATCACGCACCGCCAGGGGTTCGGCGACCTGCTGGCCGAAGGCGTGAAGCGCGCCGCTGAGAAGCTGGGTGGCCCTGCGCGCGAGTGCGCGGTGTACACGTTGAAAGGCGCCACGCCGCGCGGTCACGACCACCGGGGCCGCTGGGACGAGATGCTCGACACCTGTACGGCGAGCACCGGGACGCTCGAAACCGGCAACCCGGTTTTCCCGCAGGAGATGGGCCAGCCCGCGCGAATCAACATCTTCGACGGCGACCAGGTGGCCAAGCTGGTGGCGGGCCTGCTCGGCCGGCGCCACTTCGAAGACTCCCTAGGGATCTGCATCTTCACCACGCGCACGACGATCCAGAACATCTGCCAGGCCCTCTCCGCCGCTGCGGGCTGGCCTTACGCGCTGGAAGAGGCGGTCCGGTTCGGCCGGCGCACGGCTGCGATCCTGCGCGCCTTCAACCTCCGTTGCGGCATCGGCCCCGACTTCGAGTATCCGTCCCCGCGCTATGGCTCCACGCCCATAGACGGACCCGCCAAGGATCAAGCCGTCATGAAGCAGTGGGAGCGCATGCGGGAGCTCTGGTACGAGGGCGTGGGGTACGACCCGAAGACGGGTAAGCCCTTGCCCGAGACCCTGACCCAGCTCGGCCTCGACTGGCTCCGCCGCGACCTCTGGGGGAAGTGACCCTGCTGCCTGCGGCCACATCACCCTCGTCGGCCAGCAGCATGTCCGGGTGAATCATGAAGCAGCGGACAAAGCCCTTTGTATTGTGCATCGATAACACGGAATACGAGGTGTCATTGATCCGGGGCAAGGTCTATCGGATTCTCCCTGACCCGAGGGCTGGCAAAGATGATCTGGTCCGTATCATCGATGAGAGTGGCGAGGACTATCTTTACCACAAGAGCCATTTTGTCTTTGTGGACTTCCCCAAGGCCGTGAAGAAAAAGATATTGGCGCTTGAGAGTGCCGCCTGAACCGCGCGCAAGCAGTCGCCGCGTTGAGGCAGGCGGAGAGGAAGGGACGATGCCAAAGGTCGGGGCCCGGCACGCCACCGTGGAGGTCACGGGGTGGGTGACCAAGTTCGTGGGTGGTGACGGGAGTGGCCGGAAGCTCTACACGGAGCCCGTGGCGGCGGGGGACACGGTGAGGGATATCCTCCGGCGCGTCTCGGCGCGCCACCCCGAGCTGGACGCTGCCCTCTGGGACGCCTCGAAGCGGGAACTGGGGGAGAACATCGAGGTGCTGGTGAACGACGCCGTGCTCGGCATCAGCCATACGCTGGACTCGGAGCTCCAGCCCGGCGACCACCTCACCCTGGTGGGCCAGTACATGGGTGGCTAGGTCGGTCGGAGGGAGCCTCGACGGCCCCCTCGCGTTAAGCGATGGCGGAACGGATCCTGGTCGTCGACGATGATGCCCACGTGGCCGAGACCATGGCCGAGCTTCTGCGCGAGGCAGGGTACCAGCCCGAGACGTGTACCGACAGCGTGGCCGCCTTCAGGCGGATTTCCGAGGTCGCCTACGATCTGATCGTGAGCGACATCATGATGCCGGACTTCGACGGGCTCCTCCTCCTTTCGCTGATCAAGGCCCAGACCCCGTCCCCCGAGGTGATCCTGGTCACGGGCTTCTCGACGCGGGAGCGCGCCCGGCAGGCCATGACGCACGGCGCCTTCGCCTACCTCGAAAAGCCCTTCGACTCGGCGGAGCTGCTGGCCCTCGTGAGGCAGGCGCTCCGGAAGCGGAAGCTGGCGGTCGGGCAGGATTCTGACGGCTGACGGCCCGGCGTCGCCCCCCTCAGGGTCTCACGACGAACTTACCGTATTCCCGGTAGTTGCGGTCGAAGGTGAAGGCCGCTCGGATCTTCAGGCGCTCCATCAGCGCAAAGCTGGTGCAGTCCGTGAAGCTGAACGGCTTGTCGTCGTAGCGTCTGAAGATGCGCCAGGCGGCCTCGAAATCCGCCGTCGTCACCGGCTCTATTCGGAGGAACCGGCTCGTTCGGATGCTCTCCCCGAAGTCCACGGCGGCCCGGTGGCCCACCCGCACCCGGATCAGGGTGTAGACCTCGTCCAGGACGTAGTCGCTGGTGATGAGGCGCTCTCCGCGCGCCATGAGCTCGTGGCGGGCCTCGAGCGCGTCGGCGTGGTGCCCGTCCCGCTCATTTTCGATCGCGAAGAAGGCACCGGTGTCTACGAAGACCATTCGGCCTCGCCGTAGAGATACTTGTCGTGGCGCGCGGCGAGGTCCTTCGGGCCCTTGAACGAGCCCCGGCGGTGGTAGAAGGGGTCATCCCGGTAGCTCTCCCGCAGCCGGGGCGGGGAGGCCCGCCGCTCGTCGATCAGCCCCCGGATGAAGCCGCTGACTGTCAGGCCCTCGCTCGCCGCCTCGCTTCGCACGAACTCGTACTGGTCAACAGTGAGTTCGAGGGTCAAGCGCTTGTTGGCCATCCTGGCTCCTTTTGTGTACGTACATACTACCACACGTCACCATCATCCTATCAGGCCGACCGCGAGGCGTCTGGTACCATGGAGCCGCCATGGGCGCGCTCAGGCTCTTCGTCAACGCGACCGTCCTGACCATGGACCCCACGTTCCCGAGGGCCGAGGCCCTGGCCGTTCGGGACGGCCGGATTGTCGCCGTAGGGAGCACCGATGAACTGCTCTGGCTCCGGCAGGGCGACTGCGAGGTGGTGGACCTCGAGGGGAGGACGGTTCTGCCGGGCTTCGTGGACGCCCACAACCACTTTGCGATCGCCGCGCTGGAGGGGTTCTGGGCCGACTGCCGGACCCCGCCGCTCCGATCCATCGCCGAGATTCAGGCCAAGCTCGGCGCTGCCGCCCGTGAGGCCCCTCCGGGCGAGTGGGTGCGGGGCTGGGGCTACCACCACGCCGTCCTCGCCGAGCGCCGCCATCCCACGCGGCACGAGCTGGACGAGGCCGTGGCCGATCGCCCGGTGCTGCTCCTCCACTTCTCCCACCACCAGGGCGTGGCGAACTCCAAGGCGCTGGCCGCGGCGGGGATCACGCGGGCGACTCCGGATCCTCCCGGTGGGGAGATCGCGCGCGACAAGGCGGGGGAGCCCACGGGGCTCCTCTTCGAGCGCGCCATGGCGCCCGTCGAGCGCGCCTCGCGCGAGGGGTGGGAGGCGCGCTTTCCCGAGGCGGCGGCTGGCGCGAGCCGGCGCTACGCCGCGTGCGGACTCACCACGGTCCAGGACGCCGCCGTGAGCCCGGCGATGGAGCGGCGCTACCGGGACGCCGAGGCGTCGGGGCGACTGGGAATCCGGGTGCAGCGCATGGCGACGAGCGCGTCTGGCTGGTTCGACCCTCCGTGGGAGCTGGCGCGGGGGCCCGCGCACGGCGGCGTCCTCAAGCTCTTCGTGGACGGCGGGTACCGCTGCGCGATGCGTCTGCCTCGCGACGGACGCGAGGTGACAAGCGGGTTCCTCTTCTATCGGCGTGAGGAGCTGGCCGACATGCTGGTGGCGGCGTGGCGCGCGGGGTGGCGAGTCACCTGCCACGCCCTCGGCAACCTGGGAGTCGAGGTGGCCGTGGAGGCGCTCGAGGACGCGTTCAGGCGCGAGCCGAGCGGGGAGGGGCGCGTCAGGATTGACCACGCGATGTTTGTGACTCGCGAGCTGCTCGGTCGGATCCGAAGCCTCGGGGTCTGTGTGGTGACCCAGCCCAACTTCGTCTACGACCTGGGCGGGCCGAGCCGCGAGCTCCCGCCCGGCCTGATCCACCTGGCGTTCGGGAGCCTGCTGGAGCAGGGAATCCCCCAGGCGTTTTCGTCCGACTACCCGTGCGGGAGCCTCGCGCCGCTGGCGGGGATCTATGCGGCCGCCACCCGGCGCTCCCGGGACGGTCAGACGGTGAGCGCCGAGGAGGCGGTGCCGGTCCCGGCAGCGCTCCAGGCCTACACCATCGCTGCCGCGCGGGCGACTGGCATCGGGGACGAATGCGGGAGCCTCGAGGCCGGCAAGCACGCCGACCTCGTCGTCCTGGACTCGAACCCCCTCGACATCCCCCCCGACGCCCTGCTTGGGATCAACGTGATAAAAACCTTCGTCGCTGGAGAGGAGGTGTGGCCGTGACCGACCGCAACCAGCTCCTCGGCGAGATCGGCGACTGCCTGGCCGAGGCCCTCAGGCTCCAGTCGCGCGTCACCGAGCTGACCGACCAGGTCCACCAGGCCGCGGGGATGGCGACGGCGGACCGGGCCCTTCGCGGCCGGGTGACCGGGCTCTTCTTCGGGCTCCTCGCCCACCTGGAGGAGCTCACTCGGCTCGTCAGAGAAGAAACTTAGGGGAATTCCCTTGACCCTTTGCGACCGTTTGTGCTAATTGAGCACAAGCGGGCGCGGGTCCGGGGAAAAACCCTCCCACCTCCGAGGAGCCTCATGGCGCAACGTATTGGATTTATTGGGCTTGGGATCATGGGGCGACCTATGGCGCGGAACCTCCTGAAGGCGGGCTACTCCCTGGTCGTCCACAGCCGGAGCCAGGGCCCGGTCCAGGAACTGGTGAAGGAGGGCGCCGCCGCGGCCGCCGCTCCGAAGAGCGTCGCCGAGCAGGTGGACTACCTGATTACCATGCTTCCCAACTCCCCCGACGTGGAGCTGGTGGCGCTCGGCGCCAACGGGATCATCGAGGGGGCCAGACCGGGGCTCATCTTCGTGGACATGTCCACGATCTCGCCGATCGTCTCCCAGAAGGTCGCCCGCGCCCTCGAGGCGAAGGGCGTCCGGATGCTCGACGCTCCGGTCTCGGGCGGGGAGAAGGGTGCGGTCGAGGGGACCCTGTCCATCATGGTGGGCGGCGACAAGGCTGTCTTCGACCAGGTCCTCCCGATCTTTCAGGCCATGGGGAAGACCATCACGCACCTGGGTCCCCTGGGCGCCGGCGGCTTCACCAAGCTGGCGAACCAGATCATCGTCGCTGTCAACCTCACAGCGATCGCCGAGGCGCTCACGCTGGCGGCCAAGGCCGGCCTGGACATCGAGCTCACGATCAAGGCGCTCTCAGGGGGCCTCGCGGGGAGCCGCTGCCTCGAGCAGAAGACGCCCAACTATCTGGGCCGCAGCTACCGGCCTGGCTTCAAGGTCGACCTCCACTACAAAGACCTGGGCCTGATCCTGGAGACCTCGCGGGCCCTGGGCGTGCCGCTCCCGACCACGGCCCTGGTCCAGGAGCTCTTCAACGCGCTCCGCGCGCGGGGCCGCGGGGGCCTCGACCACTCGGGCGTCATCACGCTCCTGGAAGAGCTGGCGGCCACCGAGGTCGGGGGTCCGCGGTGAGGGCCACCGTGGATCGGGCGACCCTCGGCTCGCAGGGGCGGAGCCCGCTCATCAAGATCCGGCGCGTCAGGAAAGGCGACCTCTCAAAGGTCAAGGACGTCATCGAGCAGGCCTTCGCCGACTTCTACGAGCGCCAGCTCGGCAGCCGCCCCCGCCAGGTCTTCGGCGGTGCCCAGTACGTGCACCACCGCTGGCTCATGGAGCCGTGGGGGTGCTTCGTCGCCGAGGAGGGCGAGGGGAAGATCGTCGGGGCCTCGGTCGCCGTGATCTGGGGGACGGTGGGGCTGGTGGGCCCGATCGCGGTCCTCAGCACGTATCAGAACCAGGGCATCGGCCAGCAGCTCCTCAAGGCGACCGAGGCCTTCTTCGACGAGAACAAGGTCGCGCTCCAGGGCCTCGCCACCTACCCCCAGAGCCCGAAGCACCTCTGCTTCTACCAGAAGCACGGCTTCAAGCCCAAGGGTCTCGTCGCCATCACCGTGAAGGCGCTCGATCGCCGGGAGATCGTGCCGGTCAAGGCCGTCGGCGAGACGCACCGGTTCTCGGAGCTGGAAGAGGTCAGGAAGAAGAGCACGATGCAGAAGCTCCGGCGGCTCACCCACGCCATCTACCGGGGCATGGACGTCGGGAAAGAGGTGGAGATCGTGGACGGCCTCGCGCTCGGGGACACCCTGGTGCTGGAGAAAGGCCGGGACCTCCTCGGCTTCGCGATCTACCACACCCCCGGCGTCAGCGAGGCGCCCCAGGGATCCCTCTACGTCAAGTTTCTCGCCCTCGACCCGCGCCACCGCAGACCCGAGTGCTTCCACCAGCTCCTGGCCACCCTCGAGGAGATCGCCCACGGCGGCGCCCTCCAGCGGGTGATCGTGCCCGTCTACACGTACTACTGGAGCGCCTATCAGGCGCTGCTCGAGCGCGGCTACTACCTCGACGTCACCATGGTTCGCATGAAGCGCGGGAAGCTGGAGGACTACGAGCACCCGGGCGATTTCATCCTGGACGACTGGCGGTGATCCCCCGCGCGACACGCGTGGGGTTGATCCTCGCCGCTGCCGCGATCGTCGCGCTGGGACCCGTCGGGCCGGCCTCGGCCCACGCCCTGGTCCTCGAGTCGCTGCCGCGCCCCGATTCGACGGTGTCGCCCGCGCTCTCCCGCGTCGTCATCCGGTTCAACAGCCGGATCGAGAAGACGCTCTCCCGGGTCTGGCTCGTCGGCCCGGGCCCCGGCCGGCTGCGCCTCCGGCTCTCGGATGACGGGGCCCCCGATCACCTGATCGCGCCCGTTCCCCCCCTCGCCCGCGGGACCTACACGCTCGAGTGGCACGTGTTCTCGACCGACGGTCACGTGACGCGGGGGAGCTTTCCCTTCGTCGTCGCTCCCGGGCCGTAAGCGTCCGTGGCCGCCTTCGCTGACGTCCTGCTCCGGGCTCTCGGCCTGACGGGCCAGGCCCTGGTCCTGGGCGGTGTCGCCTTCGCGCTCGTGGTCCTCCGACCGCTCGTTTCGAGCCAGCCTGACCCGCGCCCGCTGCTCGGCCGGACACTCGGGCTCGTGGCCCTGGGTGCCCTCGGGATGGCGCTCGCCCAATCCCTCGCCGTGCTGCTCCAGCTCGCCTCCGTCGCCGACGAGGCCGGCTGGCCCGTGCGCGAGGCCCTCCGCGCCGCGTTCTTTCGCGCGAACCTGGTCAGGCTCCTGGCGTGCGTCGGTGTGCTGGTGGGCTGCCGCGTCCTCCGCCAACGACCCGCGGCCCGCGGCGGGTGGACTGTCCTGGTCGTCTGCGCCCTGGTGCTGGGGGCGGGCTCGGCGTGGCTCGGTCACGCCGCCGGGAGGCTCGAGCGCCGGGCTCCGTTGCTGGCCCTGGATGCCCTCCACCAGATCGGCGCCGGTGTCTGGGTCGGCGGGCTGGTCCACCTGATGGTCTTCGCCCTGCGGCGTCCTGAGCGATCCTGGCCAGCCGCGGTGCTTCAGCGCTTCTCGGGACTGGCGCTCGCCGCCGTGGCAATCCTGGTCGCGGCCGGGCTTGGCCTCTCGCTCTCCTACGTGGACGGGATTCGGGCGCTGGTCGGTACCGCTTACGGTGTGATGGTCCTGACCAAGGCGGTGGTTCTGGCGGGTCTCCTCTTCCTGGGCGGGATGAACTTCGTGGCGGTGCGGCGGCTCGTGCGGGGCGGGGGGGCCTCGCTGCTGGGGCTCCGGCGGCTGGTGGAAGTCGAGGTCGGCCTCGGCATGACCGCGTTCTTCGCCGCCGCCTCGCTCACCTCCCTCCCGCCCGCCGTGGACGTCGTCGTGGACCGGGCCACGCTCGCCGAGGTCGCTACGCGGTTCGCGCCGCGCTGGCCTTCGCTCACGACGCCGACCATCGACGAGCTCCTGGCCTCGGCAGCCCCCATCACCGACCTTCGCGCGTCGCGCAGACCCGAGGAGTACGCCTGGTCCGAGTATAACCACCACGTCGCCGGCCTCTTCATCCTGGCCATGGGGCTCCTGGCCAGCCTCGAGCGGGCCGGATGGGCGCGCTGGGCGCGTCACTGGCCGCTCCTCTTTCTCGGCCTGGCGGCGGTGCTTTTCGTGAGAAACGACCCCCGGGCCTGGCCTCTCGGCCCCGCCGGCTTCTGGGAGAGCATGGCGCTCCCCGACGTCCTCCAGCACCGTATCTTCGTCCTCGTCGTTGTGGCCTTCGGGCTCTTCGAGTGGATGGTGCGGACCCGCCGGCTTCGCTCACCGGGCTGGGCGCTGGTCTTCCCGCTCTGCGCCGCCGCCGCCGGCGGGCTCCTCATCACGCATTCCCACGCCATGTTCAACCTGAAGGCGGAGTTCCTCGTCGAGGTGACCCACACCCCGCTCGGCCTCCTCGGCCTTTTCGTGGGGTGGACGCGCTGGCTCGAGCTGAGGCTGCCGCCCCCGGGCAACCGCGTACCGGCTCGCCTCTGGGGGCCGGGGCTCGCGCTGGTCGGAATCCTCCTGCTGCTCTATCGCGAGAGGTAGAACAATCGGAGGGGGCCTCGACGGCCCCCTCCGAGGCCTCCCCCAGGACTCGATTGCGCGGGCGAAGCCCGCGCTCGGAGGGCGTTACTCGGACAGGCTCCTAGGCGGCGGGAACCGCTCGGGTATAATACGCCCATGTCGTCGCAGCGCTCGGCTTCGCTCGGGACTGCCTGCCTCGTTCTGCGGCTCGTCCTGGGCGTCATCATGGTCCCGCACGGCATGCAGAAGCTCTTCGCCGCCTTCGGCGGTCCGGGCCTGGGGCCCACCGCCGACTTCTTCGTCAAGATCGGGCTCGTGCCGGGCCTGTTCTGGGCCTGGGTCGCCGGGCTGGTCGAGTTCGCGGGCGGGATCTGTCTCGTGGTCGGGTTCCTCACCCGGGTCGCCGCCTTCCTCGTCGCCGTCCAGATGGCGACCGCCGTCCTCAAGGTTCACGTGCCCGGCTTCTTCGTCGACCGGGGCGGGATGGAGTTCGCGTTGGCCCTCGGTGCGCTGGCCGTCGCGGTCCTCCTCCTCGGGGGCGGGCCG containing:
- a CDS encoding 4Fe-4S binding protein gives rise to the protein AEAWCMTACPVAAITISPVGAKVVLDDQCVGCKLCTIACPYGTIFYNPDTHKAFKCNLCGGAPACAEACPTAAIVYEEAETADWLGRFAAERAALVPAGGR
- a CDS encoding NAD(P)/FAD-dependent oxidoreductase, with the protein product MATRHLIIGGGTAGINAIRTIREEDGDASEISLVSAERPYSRMVLPYYLGRSIAESHVFTATPARLAQWGVKPHLGRRAAALDPKAGKLTLDDGTVLEYDDCLIATGSSAVRAPIPGADGPGVHSFWTLDEARGVIREIRAGSHVVMVGAGFIAFTILNSILALGARLTVVEIAPQILPRMIDRQSAEIVEAWLRKHGVEILTSATLTKIEDSGGRGHLYFKDGKELVADVVIMATGIKTNLEWLAGSGVRINRGVVVDDHLRSNFANVYAAGDIAEGRNLVTGALEVHAIEPTAMEHGRAVGANMAGRDLAYRGSLLMNIVGVCQLEMASFGAWEDPAVEAFVGVRPDRAAYRKLLFTGDRISGAIVVGRSEDVWPTNDVGMLKGLVQSGVRLGAWKEHLRRNPFDLKPAFIASLTTATLLPQTILGRPSRSPGRAGALV
- a CDS encoding MoaD/ThiS family protein; the protein is MPKVGARHATVEVTGWVTKFVGGDGSGRKLYTEPVAAGDTVRDILRRVSARHPELDAALWDASKRELGENIEVLVNDAVLGISHTLDSELQPGDHLTLVGQYMGG
- a CDS encoding response regulator, which encodes MAERILVVDDDAHVAETMAELLREAGYQPETCTDSVAAFRRISEVAYDLIVSDIMMPDFDGLLLLSLIKAQTPSPEVILVTGFSTRERARQAMTHGAFAYLEKPFDSAELLALVRQALRKRKLAVGQDSDG
- a CDS encoding PIN domain-containing protein codes for the protein MVFVDTGAFFAIENERDGHHADALEARHELMARGERLITSDYVLDEVYTLIRVRVGHRAAVDFGESIRTSRFLRIEPVTTADFEAAWRIFRRYDDKPFSFTDCTSFALMERLKIRAAFTFDRNYREYGKFVVRP
- a CDS encoding amidohydrolase gives rise to the protein MGALRLFVNATVLTMDPTFPRAEALAVRDGRIVAVGSTDELLWLRQGDCEVVDLEGRTVLPGFVDAHNHFAIAALEGFWADCRTPPLRSIAEIQAKLGAAAREAPPGEWVRGWGYHHAVLAERRHPTRHELDEAVADRPVLLLHFSHHQGVANSKALAAAGITRATPDPPGGEIARDKAGEPTGLLFERAMAPVERASREGWEARFPEAAAGASRRYAACGLTTVQDAAVSPAMERRYRDAEASGRLGIRVQRMATSASGWFDPPWELARGPAHGGVLKLFVDGGYRCAMRLPRDGREVTSGFLFYRREELADMLVAAWRAGWRVTCHALGNLGVEVAVEALEDAFRREPSGEGRVRIDHAMFVTRELLGRIRSLGVCVVTQPNFVYDLGGPSRELPPGLIHLAFGSLLEQGIPQAFSSDYPCGSLAPLAGIYAAATRRSRDGQTVSAEEAVPVPAALQAYTIAAARATGIGDECGSLEAGKHADLVVLDSNPLDIPPDALLGINVIKTFVAGEEVWP
- a CDS encoding 2-hydroxy-3-oxopropionate reductase, which gives rise to MAQRIGFIGLGIMGRPMARNLLKAGYSLVVHSRSQGPVQELVKEGAAAAAAPKSVAEQVDYLITMLPNSPDVELVALGANGIIEGARPGLIFVDMSTISPIVSQKVARALEAKGVRMLDAPVSGGEKGAVEGTLSIMVGGDKAVFDQVLPIFQAMGKTITHLGPLGAGGFTKLANQIIVAVNLTAIAEALTLAAKAGLDIELTIKALSGGLAGSRCLEQKTPNYLGRSYRPGFKVDLHYKDLGLILETSRALGVPLPTTALVQELFNALRARGRGGLDHSGVITLLEELAATEVGGPR
- a CDS encoding GNAT family N-acetyltransferase, encoding MDRATLGSQGRSPLIKIRRVRKGDLSKVKDVIEQAFADFYERQLGSRPRQVFGGAQYVHHRWLMEPWGCFVAEEGEGKIVGASVAVIWGTVGLVGPIAVLSTYQNQGIGQQLLKATEAFFDENKVALQGLATYPQSPKHLCFYQKHGFKPKGLVAITVKALDRREIVPVKAVGETHRFSELEEVRKKSTMQKLRRLTHAIYRGMDVGKEVEIVDGLALGDTLVLEKGRDLLGFAIYHTPGVSEAPQGSLYVKFLALDPRHRRPECFHQLLATLEEIAHGGALQRVIVPVYTYYWSAYQALLERGYYLDVTMVRMKRGKLEDYEHPGDFILDDWR
- a CDS encoding copper resistance protein CopC, which translates into the protein MIPRATRVGLILAAAAIVALGPVGPASAHALVLESLPRPDSTVSPALSRVVIRFNSRIEKTLSRVWLVGPGPGRLRLRLSDDGAPDHLIAPVPPLARGTYTLEWHVFSTDGHVTRGSFPFVVAPGP
- a CDS encoding CopD family protein — encoded protein: MAAFADVLLRALGLTGQALVLGGVAFALVVLRPLVSSQPDPRPLLGRTLGLVALGALGMALAQSLAVLLQLASVADEAGWPVREALRAAFFRANLVRLLACVGVLVGCRVLRQRPAARGGWTVLVVCALVLGAGSAWLGHAAGRLERRAPLLALDALHQIGAGVWVGGLVHLMVFALRRPERSWPAAVLQRFSGLALAAVAILVAAGLGLSLSYVDGIRALVGTAYGVMVLTKAVVLAGLLFLGGMNFVAVRRLVRGGGASLLGLRRLVEVEVGLGMTAFFAAASLTSLPPAVDVVVDRATLAEVATRFAPRWPSLTTPTIDELLASAAPITDLRASRRPEEYAWSEYNHHVAGLFILAMGLLASLERAGWARWARHWPLLFLGLAAVLFVRNDPRAWPLGPAGFWESMALPDVLQHRIFVLVVVAFGLFEWMVRTRRLRSPGWALVFPLCAAAAGGLLITHSHAMFNLKAEFLVEVTHTPLGLLGLFVGWTRWLELRLPPPGNRVPARLWGPGLALVGILLLLYRER
- a CDS encoding DoxX family protein translates to MSSQRSASLGTACLVLRLVLGVIMVPHGMQKLFAAFGGPGLGPTADFFVKIGLVPGLFWAWVAGLVEFAGGICLVVGFLTRVAAFLVAVQMATAVLKVHVPGFFVDRGGMEFALALGALAVAVLLLGGGPLSVDRAIGIERKGDG